From Mumia sp. ZJ1417:
GAGGGCGTCGACCTCCTCGGAGATGCGCATCGCGCCCAGCTGCGCGGTGAAGCCGCAGCCGACCGTCGCCGCGAGGGCGATGCCTGCGACGAGCGGCGCGATCTCGCGGGTGTTGAAGTACGCCGAGAAGAAGCCGGCGAACGCGCTGGTGTCCAGCTGCTCGAGCGCGGTGAAGCCCTGCAGGCCGACCTCGGTGCCGGTGAAGAACGACATCGCCGTGATCACGCCGACGGTGCCGCCGATGACGGCGAGCGCCCCTTGACCGAAGGTCACTTCCGCGAGCAGGCGCAAGACCTCACGCGGATAGTGGACAAGCGTGCGCGGGACCCAGGCCAGGACCCGCAGGTAGAACGCGAGGTGGCGTCCGAGCGCGTCGATCCCGCCGAGCGGACGGCGAGAGAGCTCCCTCACGTCGGCCACGTCACAACGCCTTCGCCGGGACGAGCTGGATGTAGAGCGCGCTCATCACGAAGTTGGCCAGGAACAGCAGCAGGAAAGTGATGACGACCGACTCGTTGACCGCCTGACCGACGCCGCGCGGACCACCGTCGGCGTGCATGCCCTTGTACGAGGCCACGATCGCGGCGATGAAGCCGAACACCAGCGCCTTGGCCATGCCCTGCCAGAGGTCCGGCAGCTGGGCCAGGGCGGTGAAAGAGGCCAGGTAGGCGCCCGGCGTGCCGCCCTGGAGGATGACGTTGAAGAAGTAGCCGCCGAGCACGCCGACGACGCTGACCAGGCCGTTGAGGAAGACCGCGACGAGCATGCACGCCAGCACCCGCGGGACGACGAGGCGCTGGATCGGGTCGATGCCCAGCACCATCATGGCGTCGAGCTCCTCGCGGATCTTGCGCGCGCCGAGGTCAGCGGCGATCGCCGAGCCGCCGGCCCCGGCGACGAGCAGCGCCGTC
This genomic window contains:
- a CDS encoding ABC transporter permease, with product MADVRELSRRPLGGIDALGRHLAFYLRVLAWVPRTLVHYPREVLRLLAEVTFGQGALAVIGGTVGVITAMSFFTGTEVGLQGFTALEQLDTSAFAGFFSAYFNTREIAPLVAGIALAATVGCGFTAQLGAMRISEEVDALEVMAIPSLPYLVTTRVIAGLAAIIPLYVVGLLASYFATRLTVTWVFGQSTGTYDHYFTLFLPPEDVLWSFVKVMVFAVVVILIHCYYGYFASGGPVGVGVAVGRAVRTSIVMINVVDLLMSMAIWGTTTTVRLAG
- a CDS encoding ABC transporter permease; translation: MSAVTVLTTPLAIFGRLFAFGADVVVGVFRRPFQLREFIQQAWFIASVTIIPTALVAIPFGAVIALQAGSLIQQFGAQSFTGSAAVLAVVREAGPIATALLVAGAGGSAIAADLGARKIREELDAMMVLGIDPIQRLVVPRVLACMLVAVFLNGLVSVVGVLGGYFFNVILQGGTPGAYLASFTALAQLPDLWQGMAKALVFGFIAAIVASYKGMHADGGPRGVGQAVNESVVITFLLLFLANFVMSALYIQLVPAKAL